The window ttcaatgcactttttatataattgaatatTGTGTAGCCaataaaataatacatgttttttatgatTGGTTGAACTTATGcattaaatgatatatttttcaaaGTAATGCATTTCTTAATACTGATGCTTTTATCTCAGTTGTGTTTAAGATTTATTTAAAAAGAGAGGGAGTATAATTTTTTGAAGATGCTCTAAGTCGTGTTTAAGATTTTtgcacacaaattaagaaaataattaaattttctattttaccCTTATCtaattcattattttgtttgattttgttaattaatgaactaaaattaaaaggtaACAATTAGgaaatacatttaatatttatcttgaaaatataaaatgatacttataatgaaaaaaaaattaaaatctaaaccGACACTTAATACGAAACAGAGGGTGTAACAATTAGTTATTagcaataattttcaaatatatctgGATGTgtattttaaatacataataatttatttacaatttattCGTatgatttaaaaacattattttaaatgatttcaGGAACATTTTAAGACATATTTTCAAAGCTTTTTTTCTAGACATGTTGATCAGATACTGCACCCTATTTTTCTCATTGAACAGATATGATAATAATAACGACACTTTTCTCTCAACATTACACAACATAGTTAACAGGATTTGGAGTAAGCATTATAGAGACATAGCGGTGTCAAAGATGGAAGGGTTTGTGTTTCTGTTTCGAATTCCGAATACAGCAACAAGAAGTAGAGTTATTAACCAAAGACTATGGCAAATAGAAGGTCGGACTATGATCATGGACAAATGGGAACCGGGCGTGGTTCCAGCTAAACCCGAGCTCACCTCTGCCCCAATTTGGCTCGAGCTTAGGAATGTTCCATTCTAATTTTTTCAATGAGGACAGCCTGGAGCGGATTGCCGGTCTAGTGGATCACCCCGAGTATCTGCATCCGAAGACTGCGAATAAAAAGAACTTGGAGGTTGCCAAAGTCTTAACAATTATTGATCCGAGACAACCTCTACCTGAAGCGGGAAATGTGCAATATGATTCCGGAGAAATTAGTAGAGTTCTCGTCTCTAGCCTTGGATGCCGCCGGTATGTGGTATCTGTTAGGAGATTGGTCACTTCTCTAAGTGATGCCCGTCAGTTCCAAAGGAGTGCAGTTTTTGTAAATCCTCTTCTCATGCTTCAGCAAACTGCTCTAAGAAGCACGGACAGGAGCCTAGGGGTAAGAACACTAGAAGGGGAAGATCTAAGGATAAGAAACAGTGGATTACAGTAGACCCAGCTCAAAATGACAAGGAAGCTCAAAAATCCCTTTCCCCATCCCCTATACCTCCTGTTCCTATCAAAGTGGTGACTATCCACTCAGTGACCCCGGATCAATCTAAGTTGGGTACTGCAAAAGATCAGGCGAGGGATGAAACGAGTGCCACCCCTTACTATCTTTGCTGTGTGCTATCTAGAAGTGACTCGGCTATTTCTAGATCCTCTCAGTCTGATGTTCAACCGGATTCTTCTGATGTGGAGTCGTCTGAGTCTGAGTTAGAGGATGGAAAATTTAGTAAGCATGAACCAGATTTTGAGTTggtccaaaataaaaataaaatttcaggtCTGCAAGGAAGTCGGGGCAAGGGCTCTAAAACCTACTAGTTTTTATGTCGACATATTTTTTTTGCTGGAATGTACGAAATCTAAATAAACTCAGTCACTGCAGCGGATTACATAAATGGTTTAGGAAAAACTCACCTCTTTTTGGCGGCATTCTTGAGACGCATGTTAAGCAACTCAAGAAGAATATATTTGTATAACAACTTTTTCCGGGTTGGTCTGCTGAAAACAACTATGCTTTTTCTCTTATTGGTAAAATCTGGATTATTTGTAACCCTTCTCTCTTAGTAAATATCATCTCTAAATCTCGTCAGATTATCACGGCCGAGGTTTCTTGGCCCTCAGGTTTCTTGGCCCTCCTCGCAGTCCAAGTTATACAACTCTACACTCTACGCTTCAAATGCTGTTGAAGAACGGATCACCCTTTGGTCTAAAATCACTTCGCTAGCCGCTTCAAACGGGTTGGACACAAAACCTTGGCTGGTCATAGGGGATTTTAATCAAATTAGAATTCATGCTGAACATTCATTGCCTCCTTCCCTGAACATGAATAAAAGGATGAGATATTTCAATCAGTGTCTGGTGGAAGCAAATTTGGAGGACCTGAACTATATGGACCCTACTTTCACTTGGTGGAACAAGCATAAACTCGTCCTTGTAGCTAAGAAGCTTGACATAAGCCTAGTTAATGATGAATGGTACATCGCGTTTTCATCCTCTGTCACTTTCTTTGGTAGCCCCGGCTTCTCCGATCATGCAGTTATGTCAATCACCCTAGAAACCGAGAGGATAAAAATCAAGAAGCAGTTTAGATTTTATAATTTCCTCACACACAACCCTAAGTTCTTGGCTGTTATTTGTGAGAGCTGGTTTTCTTTCAACATCACAAGCTCCACAATGTTCAAGGTTTCCAGAATGCTTAAGATGTTGAAGAAAGTTATCAGAGAATTTAGCTTTAAGAATTATTCGGGTATTGAGAGGAAGACAGAGCTTGCTCATGAGAGACTATTGCAGGCTCATGCCTCACTGTTATCTGACCCTTCAATGCATAATGCCTCTGCTGAACTTCAGGCGATGCATGAATGGGAAGTATTTTCAACAGCTTAAAACTGAATTCTTTGTCCAGAGGTCGCACATTAGTTGGCTTTCTTTCGGAGATGGTAATTCTAGGCTGTTTAACAGATGCACAGCCTCCAGACATGCCATAAATCACATTCATTTTCTTACTTCGGAGGATGGAGTGCGTATTGAATCTCAATCCGGTATCCAAGAGCTGTGTGTGAATTATTTCTCTAGCATTTTAGGAAGCCCGGTATCCCAGCCAATGTTCATCCAAAgcgaccttgatcttctcttCAACTTCAGATGTTCGGTGCATCTGGCAGATAATTTTCAGAAGCCGTTCTCAGCTAAGGACATTAAGGGCGTTTCTCTgcctaaaaataaaataggtgGACCTGATGGTTACTCGGTGGAGTTTTTCACTTCGTCGTGGGCAGTCATCGGTCCTGAGATCACAAAAGCAATCATGGAATTCTCCAAGTCTGACAGTCTTCTGAAGCAATGGAACACATCCAATTTTGTCCTTATACCAAAGAAGCCTAATACTTCCCTCACCACGGATTTCAGGCCCATCTCTTGACTTAACACGGTGTAGAAAGTGATATCAAAGCTTCTAGCTTCTAGGCTCAAGGAGATTCTGCttcttatgttttattaaatctCAGTCTGCTTTTTTACCGAGGTGCCTCCTTGCAAAGAATGTGCTGCTAACTACTGACCTTGTGAATGGCTATACTACTCAGGTCTATCCCCTCGTGGTATGTTGAAAGTGGACTTGAGGAAAGCGTTTGTTTGCGTGAGATGGGAATCTCTTCCCCAAGACAAGATATCAAAGACTGGGCCGACGTGGTCTGGTTCAGAGGAGCAATACCAAAGCATTCATTCACAATGTGAATCGAAAAATTATGACAGACTACCAACAATGGCACATCTTGCAGGATGGGGCATGCTGGTCTCTTCCGACTGCTGATTCTGTTCCAGAGCTGAAGAATCTAGAGACCACTTACTACTGTCCTACGAGTACAGTCAGGCGGTTTGGCATGAGGTGCTTATTCGATGCCAGCCTCCCCCTTCCGCGTTTATAAATTGGGCAGAGCTTCTATCTTGGATCAAAGCTCCAACATCAAGGAGACTAACTCTCCTCAGAAAATTAGCGGCTCAAACGGTGGTCTTCCACATCTGGAAGCAAATAAACATTTTGCTTCATAATCAATCTTCTATCCCTGTTGCGTTGGTATTTCACGGCATAGATAAGGAGTTAAGAAATATTATTAATACCAACGCATAGACAAGGagttaagaaatattatttcaagCAAGAAGAAATAGGAAACATTTTGATTCGCTAATGGCGATGTGACTGAGATAAGTTTGTTTTGGAAGTTAATTGTAATGATCcatcttatttttatttctttttgccaAGATGGCTCAAGTTTAGGTTCTTGCTTTTGTAAAATCTTTTCTTCACTAATATGATATTTaaagtttagcaaaaaaaaaaaaatctttagaaatcgtgtttccataaaaaaaatcaactctTCAGAAGTCTTCGTAAGCTTAGAATGTTAcacattttctctgtttttatatgatattttagcattaacacacatattaagaaaaaagtACATATATCATAAGTTTTCGTTTACAATAAAAAATTACGAGGAAAACTAATCATTGCTATTtagaacaaataaaaacaaaaataaatattgattttaatattttaatcaattatttcaataattttagataaaaaattaaatattgtaCAAATTGAAACAGAAAGACATTTACAtcataaaaaaaagaagggaGTATTTTTTTTCTGGTGGCGCCGTGGCGGTAAATAAAtgctaaaattataaatagggAAATTGCATTCACTATAcacaacaaaaaccaaaattcattaactaactaaaaacaccccatctctcctactttctcttcctatctctctctactctctctctaaaaatctaatttcccttatttttttggttatttagcaaataaacctttataaatataACCAAAGGAAAAAGCCAAACAGAGAAGAAAATGGGAAACGTCATCCTCGTAAAATATGACCTCATTAGTTGGCCTACCTCTCTCATTTCagttttccataattttatatctaaccttttcttttgcaccaaaaaaaataatatctaaCCTTATGTTAGTTTCCATCTACCCTCTACAATATTATATCCATTTACAAACGTTGGATACTCTTACAGTTTTATATTCATTTGCAAACGTAAGCTTATGTATTCTTATTTCGATTTGATATGGTGTATTTATATGTATTGTCGCGTTTCATATTATAAGACTTTCATGTATAGGTAGGTACTTTTTTCGAACGTGTACTCAACTAGATCACTAGATCTATGCGTAGGCATGTATAAGCTTGTTGCATAATCATCTCGAAGATACTTTAAAATTTAAGGAatttatacacatatatattatgatcAAAGACTTTATTACAATGGTTGAGTCCGTTCGATCACCATATATTAGTTCTGAATCCGGAAAAATGCAGGCCGAATTAATAAACAGAAAAGTATCTGTTTGGTTTTGCACACATGGATAAGATAAACTTAAGTTTAGGGTTAGAGTGATCAGATCTGGATATTAAATTTAGCAAATCAGAAAAGGACTGAACAAGACATAAAGGCGTTTGATAATGAAGGTCTTGTCCATACTTTCATATATATGTGAATGTGTAGCATATGGAAAGGTATGATATATCGATATGATGGTaatacatacacatatatactTGCTTTACACCCTACCTGTTTTTTTGCTTCTTTTGGTTTTTGGAATTTTATTGATGTTTCTTCTGGgcatattccattttttctggTAATTCAGATTTGTGCAGACAAACAAAAACACgtatataatatatgctaaGTATTTGCTAAAGATTCGAATTTTTAGTAGCTGTATCagaatgttgacaaaaaaaattagctgTATGAGGATTACCTACTAATAGTTGAACCAAAGGCAGACTTTTCTCATGTAATGTATCAGTTTACATATTTTCTGTAGTAATAAACCAGGGTCGGCCCTGAGCAATGCTACGTGAAACATTTACAACATGctccaaaatttttaaaaaagattatataGGCATAAgcttcaaaaaataaattttaggcCCCTAaactggtaaaaaaaaatttttacaTTGTTACAGGCTCCCAAAATCTCAAAGCCGGCAACTAATAACTATATCATAAAAGCGGGCATATGTTCCTGAACTTATATATCTATCTTTTTACTGTAATTCAACAACTATATACATCGTATATATTACACATTATAGTTGCTATTGctggtgttgttgttgtctctgttattACATTGTTTATTTGTTATCTAGCTTTATAATATGGACCCATAAAGAACTAGCTAATTAATTAAGGTCCCCATTCTGACTATGTATATGTAATAATTGAATTATTGACTGTTTCATGATTAATCCAAAAATCTTTGAGACTTTACCTTTTAAGTTTTGACGAGTCTTACTATTCTTATAATCCAAAAATAGTATTGAATCTATTAATATTTAacgaaataaaatttaatactaCACatggtatatttatttttattataacattaatatattttttagaacaaaaataaatatagtataatatcgctatttgaaaaaaaatatttatataataagatttataattttatttgtgattgcatttttataaataaaatcatatttgtacATAAAAGTGggatgatttatttatttaatctcaCATCAAATTAAGATATTACATGTTTTAAGACAGACCATCCCATAATGGTAATGCATCACTCTAATATgcttcattaatattttttttttttttttttttttttttgataactctggTATCTGGGCAGCCACATTCCCAACTATCCCCCCGAAAGAGGTCCAGCGCCCCAACGGAAGGGATGTTAAATCCGTTGTGGCCAAGATTCGAACCCGGGTGGCGGGCAGTACAGCTGTACCTCCTTTACCACTAAGCTACGAGCTCTTGGTTCTTTCATTAATATTCTTTATCACCAAACCACGTGAATTTTCTTGTTATCACTTACATAAACTccatttatatataagtatatttttaaaatgaaaactaaaaattatgCTCCGATTAATCTCCGATTTTTTCATTTTCCGCTAGGTCCGATCCGAGCATACAAAGAATGGATAGTGAGTTTCCGAAcaaattagatatataaataagaaAGACATatgatatatcttttttttcatGAATGCAAAACTTTATTTCGCATACAAAAATGAAAGACAATATTTTTTGTCGCCAACGTAATACATAACATAGAAAAATATATCAGAAgtctttaaaaacaaatttcgtGATTTATGTCAAGAAACCGATTGTAGATTAGAAGTAGTAGCAGAAAGGCTATTTCAGTGCCAAGAAATCGTTGTTTGTATCAACAACAAGGGCCCAATAGTTTAATACATAAGATGGACTCTGTGGCAAGTAAAGTTCGTAAACCGATTTATCTTTTTGTGCAATTGTAAACTTGATATCTTTAGGTCTTTCTCTCCATGACCATGAAGAAGTGTGATATTTAATCTGACCAAAGAAAACTAATAGCCCTCAACGtcttataacaaaataaagcTATACATTGATCTTAGACTAAAGCCACTCACAGTTTTGAAATGTTATACATGAGACCTGGGAGACTCTACTAAAACATAAACAAGATGCATACCTAATATAAAAAACTCTCATTCACTACTTATTACTTAACTTCACCCTCCGACTCGTTGGCACTTATCGCTTTAACTGTTTTCGCCCTTGTCATCTCTTCTAGCGTAATCTGCATTATCGGTAACATATATGTTACCGCAAGCTTCGGATGTGTCTTATATTTTTGTGGCACCTCCTTACCTCCGCAAAACCAGTCCAAGACTCTGTCAAATCCTAATGGAGGCTTCTCGAAGAGTTTGGGGTCTTTACCAAACCTAATAACCGCATCTAGGTCACCCATGAGCATGTCCTCCTTCATAAGTTTGTCCTCGAGGTTATTCCTTTTCTTATTGAGGCAACGCTGGTGCTCGTTTTGCGATGCGACCTCGGGATCATACGGACTGACCAAATAGTATTTCTCGTTAAAAACCCCATTAGAGGAAGATCGCACTTCAGCTTCGGGTCTAATCTGATACGATGGCGTGTCGTCCACGCTTTCTTCACGTTTGCGTTTGAGTAAACGGGAATCAACTAAGAACGTTTCAAAATCCTCTTTTAGAGGCGTGTGGTCGCGTAGAATCTCGTCGAGTTGTTCAACCAGAACCTCTATATCACCGGAAAACGCTACCGCATTTATAAACGCTTTGTACACACTCTCCCCTAGGGCTTCGATTTTCTTCAAGAACCCTACCGTACGCTCCATGTCTGATTCTGcgttctctttcttcttctcgttgTTTCTTATTACAGGAGAAGCAAAACCTGACTTAAGCTGATGGAACTCGTCGAGTAAACCTTTGTGATCACGGAGAATCCAAAGGAGACGGTTTTTGAGACTGATGTAGTTTATACAACCATATCGATAAGAGTCAATCCCACAGCAGAATCGATTGAAGATGCATGTTTCATCATCGGCCTGTTTCAGTTTCTTCATGAACTGTAAGATTCCTTGAGTCTCTTCATCTGAATAATCAGTCAGAGTTTGATAAAACAAGTCTCTTGACGGTCTTCCCTGACTCCTCGTAGGTCGTCGTGGTCTCTTCTTGCAGTTTCTCATGATTACTGTTTTGTTGCTTTCTGGTCTCTAGCGGCTTTGAGTTTATGATGAGTGAACGAATGAAGAGGGGGTGGTAACTAGATATTTATACTAAGTGTAGACCTCTTTGCTTATTTCCTTTTTTCGTTTCTGGATTTATCCTAATACTTACGTTTATTATATAGTTCCTAATCCTGTTTGCGTTTATATAATTCCTTTTCTTCTCGTTGGATTTTTTCATATAGTTGAATAATTCCTGGATTTGTGGGACCATCTAATTTGGACTAACTATGGTAAGATTAACTGATTAAGgaaactataaaaagaaaaataggaaATTATGtaggtttttttttggatttcagAAAATATGTACATAGCTTTACAAGGTTTAATCCATTTCTCCTTATCAATGAGATATcgttattaattaaatatgatattttatacACTTCTAATTTATGAagagaaaaatattttcataagaATATGTAATTCTAAAGGTTTAATATTACTGATCTATGTATCAATAAACCATGACTGGCAAATTCAAGAAAATGATGCGGTTACTGGAGAAGGATTTTGTATATTTGTATGATAGTTTGGTGGATTGCTCAGCAAGTTACCGGTAAAGCTACAAATttaaaagaagagaaagacAGAGTACTCTTCTTTGTTTCTTACTCTAAATCTTTAGCTAGATTTCATCTTCTTCACCGTGAAAGATGGATGAAGTTGATGTTATAATTGAGAGCATTTCCAATCCAAGACCTTATTTTAAAGGGatcaaaactttaaaataaggaTTTGAGAGTTGTTTGCTCCAAATATGAATCCTCAAAAACAATCtttaaaagtttatttatttatattataatccTTGACATTAACAAAAGTTACTAATATTGATAAAacttcacaaaaatataaaacatacatCTAATACATTATATAAcacatattattataatattatataatgtatttttattctGTGTGAGCTTTATttgatgtatttttattttgtacgagctttattttaatgttatgtAGTATTTattctgttttattttatttttgtgtacttaagttaatataaattaagtttaatatatgtatttgtgAAAAGTAATAACTATAAtgatccaaaaaaataaaagatttaagGTTTCACTATTCAGAAcctcaaaatttgaaaatttgaagttcAGCTGGAATGACACAAAACCTCAAAATTTGAGGTTTTGAGGTTGAGTTGGAGATACTCTTATAACCGAAATCGAAACCGAAACCAAAATCTTTTGTAGAAACCCTTATAACTTAACCGGTATCTGTATCTGGCTATCTGCAGTCTTCTCTGTTGTTGTTTGTTGTTACTCAGAAGTGCTTAATTTATGTATGAAGAGTATAGAGAGAGCTCACATACCAATGAACTTGTGGGAGATGATTAAGCTGCCTAGAAACTGAGTTGAAACAGAGTTGTTAGAACGCTTGAAGAACGGCATTTACCCTGACATACGTTACACAGAACTAGAATTCTTGGTTCCTGATGATGAAAAGAACCTTAAAGAAGAggtgctctttttttttttgtcgaagCAGTCCATCAAACATATAAGCAGCTTCATTGTACTGATAATTATTCACTAAACTAAATCTCAGGAAACTGAGATGGAATATGTTGAAGGCTATGGTGAACtcgtggaagaagaagaatatataGAAGATTTTTATGGCTTCCCATCTAAGGAATCTCACCTTGACAGTGATGATCTTGATGTAGCTTCATGTGATGATAAATGTAATTTTCAATCATGATGATGATTGATGCTAAGATGCTAGTTGTGATTCATAAAAAAGGAAGATTTTTCTTGAAGTGTGATGGTAATGGAAATGCTAAGAAGAAATCAAGAGTAGTTGTTGAGGTGAGATTCCACAAGTTGGCTTTAGCCAGATGTTTTGAATACTTTGTGTCTGCAAATTTCagtaattttcttatatattggTTTGTCTTTCATGTCGAGCAAGAATATGAAGATAGGCAAAGCCTGAAACTTTGATAAGAATACATTTTGATACTTTTTGATTAGAGAAAGtaaaatttttattcaaaagttgagtaaaactaaaatgttgttacatttgaattaaaaccatttttttttgttttaggctCTTGATAAAtgccctatatattaattgaagaacaattgaaaagatgtaacctcaattttgtaataattaaaaaagaccCCTTGCTTATGTGTCAATcaattatatagttaattagTCATATGTGTCAGCCTCacattgaaattgaaaaacatGTTGGTCCAATTCGATTTGTATATCTCACTATAAACATTTAATACCAACTATATGATATCATATGATATTAACTAGATCAAGGTgactatttattatatattatttccttaaataaaacctacggaattaccaaatgtgattatgatatatatagtaattaatgattttaaataatgaagatttgctAATAATTTGTATGCTTTATATCATTTTGTTTAATtctttactattaaaataaattacacaattacattaatcatatattaaaaattttagacgataataaaactgttaaaagtctcacataaacttttgcgatcaatgtttcaatttttttctataataagatacaatgataataaaatcatacatataaataattttattttaacaaatgtttatgttaatatatatatacttcatatcgttttaatttattatatatcatatacgatagataagattgattattttgatttatttattctaaaattattgcgaataaacaagagcggtcattttatttatatgtgcaaaccaatttattacataatagtaactgatttcttagttatttaatatataattattattttattatttcataatatgcagaaaatataaaataaatatttttttctgcaCAAGGCGCAAATCTTAATCTAAGTATGtatatctttaataattttgaatcttaaacattttctatatCTCAtgccaaaataaaagaaaaaaaacgagaATAAATATTTGCCACAGATTTGTCAGCTGTATTCTGAGGACATTGAGCGCTCTGACCAAACAGCTGAGGAAAGCCACGACCTTGAGTTGTGTAGGAGCCACGACCACGGTATCCTCCTATGTATCGTCCTCTTCCACGACCAGAATAACAACCATGATTTGTGTAAAACGCTTGGTGAGGAGTAACATCAACAGGAGGCTGATAGGACTGCAGCTTGTCTTCAAATCCAGTTAACTTGTACACAATATCTTCGAAGCAGGGTGCTGGATAGTTATCCCTAGCATGTTCTATCACAGCACACACTAATTCATACTCTTTTCCCAAACCGTTGAGTACACCATAGATCTTCTCGTGTTCAGTGATGGGAGCTCTAATAGAGTCCAGTTGATCACAAAGAGATTTGATCTCCGAGAGGTAAGCATACATGGTTAATTTTTGTTCCCTTGACAGTTGTTTGAACCCTTCTCTGCAGATCTAGTCTTCTTGTGGCTGagactttgttttattttttagctAGAGCGAGCCAAACCTCTTGAGAAGAATGAAGTCCATAGAATGACTTGAGTGCATCTTCTGTTAGCGTACTATAGATCCAGGCGATAATCAACTGATCTTTTTGTAACCACTTCGTAAACTCAGGGTTTGCTGCTTCTGTTACTTCATCAACATTACGCACGGTGTTGTCTCAGGCGGTCTCGGTTGCACCGGTGACGTAGCCCAGAAGCATATGACTTGACAGGAACTGCTCGAACTGAAGCTTCCATAGGGGGTAGTTGCCTTCTTTGAACTTCAAGGTCACAACTTGAGTAATCGTAAGAGCTGTGACAGGAACGTGATTTTGAATTCCATCAATGACAAAACCTTGATTTCCATCCATGACTAAGCCGCAGGTTCTACTCCCTGAGCTCGTGATAC is drawn from Brassica rapa cultivar Chiifu-401-42 chromosome A05, CAAS_Brap_v3.01, whole genome shotgun sequence and contains these coding sequences:
- the LOC117134009 gene encoding uncharacterized protein LOC117134009, which translates into the protein MRNCKKRPRRPTRSQGRPSRDLFYQTLTDYSDEETQGILQFMKKLKQADDETCIFNRFCCGIDSYRYGCINYISLKNRLLWILRDHKGLLDEFHQLKSGFASPVIRNNEKKKENAESDMERTVGFLKKIEALGESVYKAFINAVAFSGDIEVLVEQLDEILRDHTPLKEDFETFLVDSRLLKRKREESVDDTPSYQIRPEAEVRSSSNGVFNEKYYLVSPYDPEVASQNEHQRCLNKKRNNLEDKLMKEDMLMGDLDAVIRFGKDPKLFEKPPLGFDRVLDWFCGGKEVPQKYKTHPKLAVTYMLPIMQITLEEMTRAKTVKAISANESEGEVK